A single region of the Streptomyces vilmorinianum genome encodes:
- a CDS encoding DUF5926 family protein: protein MAKKRPQTKAAKAQVTNGEIPVVGAREPCPCGSGRRYKACHGRAAAHAVTELVQRPFEGLPGECDWVALRELVPAATVPLTLKDGLPEGVPSVTLATVLPMAWPALRRDDGSVLLALQNESSSGDLARDLADTLQRALEAEPGTPVAARRVPAEGPRLQDLLDPNGDFAPVVHSGFEFWIPESAGNSDAEVKASLERANAAAIPTVKLTGVDAAYWCETPDKNHLRWVMPHPEEKLLDALARLHAAGTSSLGENTRLVGSFRAHGLMVPVWDLPTSMGAEECEKPAAEFAERLAAALASDAPLTPEERRARGGLTNRQVTLS, encoded by the coding sequence ATGGCCAAGAAGCGCCCCCAGACGAAGGCCGCCAAGGCACAGGTCACGAACGGGGAGATCCCGGTCGTCGGTGCGCGCGAGCCGTGCCCGTGCGGTTCGGGCCGCCGCTACAAGGCGTGTCACGGCCGGGCCGCCGCGCACGCCGTGACCGAGCTCGTCCAGCGCCCCTTCGAGGGGCTGCCCGGCGAATGCGACTGGGTCGCGCTGCGCGAGCTGGTGCCCGCCGCCACCGTCCCGCTCACCCTGAAGGACGGGCTGCCCGAGGGCGTGCCGTCCGTGACGCTCGCGACCGTGCTGCCGATGGCCTGGCCGGCGCTGCGCCGCGACGACGGCTCCGTCCTGCTCGCGCTGCAGAACGAGTCCTCCTCCGGTGACCTCGCCCGCGATCTCGCCGACACCCTCCAGCGCGCCCTGGAGGCGGAGCCCGGCACCCCGGTCGCCGCCCGCCGCGTCCCGGCCGAGGGCCCGCGCCTGCAGGACCTGCTCGACCCGAACGGCGATTTTGCGCCGGTCGTGCACTCGGGCTTCGAATTCTGGATCCCGGAGTCCGCTGGCAACTCCGACGCCGAGGTCAAGGCCTCCCTCGAGCGGGCCAACGCCGCCGCGATCCCCACCGTCAAGCTGACCGGTGTGGACGCCGCGTACTGGTGCGAGACCCCGGACAAGAACCACCTGCGCTGGGTCATGCCGCACCCCGAGGAGAAGCTCCTCGACGCGCTCGCCCGCCTGCACGCCGCCGGCACCTCCTCCCTCGGCGAGAACACCCGCCTGGTCGGCTCCTTCCGGGCGCACGGCCTGATGGTTCCCGTCTGGGACCTGCCGACGTCGATGGGCGCCGAGGAGTGCGAGAAGCCCGCCGCCGAGTTCGCCGAGCGGCTGGCCGCGGCACTGGCCTCCGACGCCCCGCTCACCCCCGAGGAGCGCCGGGCCCGCGGTGGCCTCACCAACCGTCAGGTCACGCTCAGCTGA
- a CDS encoding PP2C family protein-serine/threonine phosphatase — protein MLDIPPPVRVHVDALPAAQNDMGVCDAIARNVPVGKPTAMSAPHLPKVAGIDSTVPSPAHTAAPTTPTSPSAAHLPGIPGALIQDHLAAWVSDLTTLHELTERLVTTGSLDEALREVLRAGAALVGARRGMAVLEPADGLGPTSTVGLGLAHAELGTIETVPRSATSYGRILDGLPDPLAVPDPIAVPDLLGQAELDPRHREVAARLGYAASYALPLATEAAGRLGAVVWLYDEPAEPVERQRHLIGLYGRYATEHLARLLELERARVQVATVAEELLPSRLPRVPGVQLAARHHTGPQGGGDWYDALPLPEGALGLAVGSVSGTGPSALAAMGRLRASLRAYAVMEGEDPVAVLSDLELLLRLTEPARSATALFAYSEPKQRKLVLAGAGHTPPLIVGDHRTEFVETSLSAPLGMLACWEAPSIEIAPAPGETVLLYTDGLLRRTGDPMDRAFARLHAAAAGVPKADRTDPGAIADHVLRTLLPEGLDHAVDGEDVVLLAARFE, from the coding sequence ATGCTGGACATCCCTCCTCCAGTGCGTGTACATGTGGATGCACTGCCAGCGGCGCAGAATGACATGGGGGTTTGCGATGCTATTGCGCGAAACGTACCGGTCGGAAAGCCGACTGCCATGAGCGCCCCACACCTGCCGAAAGTGGCTGGAATCGATTCAACGGTTCCTTCGCCCGCGCACACTGCCGCACCGACCACGCCCACCAGCCCGTCCGCGGCCCACCTCCCAGGCATCCCGGGCGCACTGATCCAGGACCACCTGGCCGCCTGGGTCTCCGATCTCACCACCCTCCACGAACTCACCGAACGCCTGGTCACGACCGGTTCGCTCGACGAAGCGCTGCGCGAGGTCCTGCGCGCCGGCGCCGCCCTCGTCGGCGCCCGACGCGGCATGGCCGTCCTCGAACCCGCCGACGGACTCGGCCCCACCTCCACCGTCGGCCTCGGACTCGCCCACGCGGAGCTCGGCACCATCGAGACCGTGCCGCGCAGCGCCACCTCCTACGGCCGCATCCTCGACGGGCTCCCCGATCCGCTCGCCGTCCCCGACCCGATCGCGGTCCCCGACCTGCTCGGCCAGGCGGAGCTCGACCCGCGCCACCGCGAGGTCGCCGCCCGCCTCGGCTACGCCGCCAGCTACGCCCTCCCCCTCGCCACCGAGGCCGCCGGCCGGCTCGGCGCCGTCGTCTGGCTCTACGACGAGCCCGCCGAGCCCGTCGAGCGCCAGCGCCACCTCATCGGCCTCTACGGCCGGTACGCCACCGAACACCTCGCCCGCCTCCTGGAACTGGAGCGCGCCCGCGTCCAGGTCGCCACCGTCGCCGAGGAACTGCTGCCCAGCCGGCTCCCGCGCGTCCCCGGCGTCCAGCTCGCCGCCCGCCACCACACCGGCCCCCAGGGCGGCGGCGACTGGTACGACGCGCTGCCCCTGCCCGAAGGCGCCCTCGGCCTCGCCGTCGGCTCCGTGTCCGGGACCGGACCGAGCGCCCTCGCCGCGATGGGACGGCTGCGCGCCTCCCTGCGGGCGTACGCGGTCATGGAGGGCGAGGACCCCGTCGCCGTCCTCTCCGACCTGGAACTCCTGCTCCGCCTGACCGAGCCCGCCCGCTCGGCGACCGCGCTCTTCGCCTACTCCGAGCCCAAGCAGCGCAAACTCGTCCTGGCCGGAGCCGGGCACACCCCGCCGCTGATCGTCGGCGACCACCGCACCGAGTTCGTCGAGACCTCGCTCTCGGCCCCTCTCGGGATGCTCGCCTGCTGGGAGGCGCCCAGCATCGAGATCGCCCCCGCCCCCGGAGAAACGGTGCTGCTCTACACCGACGGGCTGCTCCGCCGGACCGGCGACCCCATGGACCGGGCCTTCGCACGCCTTCACGCGGCCGCCGCCGGGGTGCCCAAGGCGGACCGCACCGACCCCGGCGCCATCGCCGACCACGTCCTGCGGACCCTGCTGCCCGAAGGCCTCGACCACGCCGTCGACGGGGAGGACGTGGTCCTGCTCGCGGCCCGCTTCGAGTGA
- a CDS encoding integrase, whose protein sequence is MADDGRLFRAAMLWINSGVDPMEVAQRAGHSLTVLFRFYAKIVKGQQSRAGPTDGSYALVSARIQPIQGETG, encoded by the coding sequence GTGGCCGACGACGGCCGGCTGTTCCGCGCAGCCATGCTGTGGATCAACTCCGGTGTGGACCCGATGGAAGTCGCCCAGCGCGCCGGGCACAGCCTCACGGTGCTCTTCCGCTTCTACGCCAAGATCGTCAAGGGGCAGCAGTCCCGGGCGGGGCCCACAGATGGCTCATACGCACTGGTCAGCGCCCGGATACAGCCGATCCAGGGTGAGACAGGCTGA
- a CDS encoding bifunctional DNA primase/polymerase, translated as MREILGRRRRLRFRRKERAAQLDAALTYATEWSWPVLPGVGLKTTTRTSRGAGCACPDPQCVVPGAHPFDPGLLAATTDARMIRWWWTRRPDAPVVLATGGGAPCAVSLPAVAGARALAALDTMGMRLGPVVATPTRWSLLVAPYGLEQLGELLYAKDSVPSSLRFHGEGGYLLLPPSVAGAGQVRWERAPLEGSARPWLPDVEAVVDALVEASTGAPEGGSRLAY; from the coding sequence ATGCGCGAGATCCTCGGAAGGCGACGCAGGCTCCGGTTCCGGCGCAAGGAGAGGGCCGCCCAGCTCGACGCGGCGCTCACCTATGCCACCGAATGGAGCTGGCCGGTACTGCCCGGCGTGGGGCTGAAGACGACGACCCGTACGTCCCGCGGGGCGGGCTGCGCCTGCCCCGACCCGCAGTGCGTCGTTCCCGGCGCACACCCCTTCGACCCCGGACTGCTCGCGGCCACCACCGACGCGCGCATGATCCGCTGGTGGTGGACCCGGCGCCCGGACGCCCCGGTCGTCCTGGCCACCGGAGGCGGCGCGCCGTGCGCGGTGAGCCTGCCGGCCGTCGCGGGCGCGCGCGCCCTGGCGGCCCTCGACACGATGGGCATGCGGCTCGGCCCGGTGGTGGCGACGCCGACGCGCTGGTCCCTGCTGGTCGCTCCGTACGGTCTCGAACAGCTCGGCGAACTCCTCTACGCGAAGGACAGCGTCCCCAGCTCGCTGCGCTTCCACGGCGAGGGCGGCTATCTGCTGCTGCCGCCGTCGGTCGCGGGGGCGGGGCAGGTGCGCTGGGAGCGGGCGCCGCTGGAGGGCTCGGCCAGGCCGTGGCTGCCGGACGTGGAGGCGGTGGTGGACGCGCTGGTGGAGGCGAGCACGGGCGCGCCGGAGGGCGGCAGCAGGCTCGCGTACTGA
- a CDS encoding bifunctional MaoC family dehydratase N-terminal/OB-fold nucleic acid binding domain-containing protein: MTQAMKQDVYELLKAYEGQPAATAGTGKDLVNEPMIRHWCEAMGDTNPAYAGPDAVAPPTMLQAWTMGGLSGHHTGRSGAYDELLTLLDDAGYRSVVATDCEQEYLRPLRPGDAITFDAVIESVSERKTTKLGTGHFVTTRMDVRAGGELAGTHRFRILKYAPAAAKPKERPRRPRPVINRDNAGFWEGVQAHKLLVQRCADCATARFPWLPGCSACGSQEWDTFEAGGSGTVFSYVVMHHPPFPAFDPPYAVGLIELAEGVRMISNVVGVPYDKVRIGMPVRLEFLRVDEELELPVFRAQDCGEG, encoded by the coding sequence ATGACGCAGGCGATGAAGCAGGACGTGTACGAGCTGCTGAAGGCGTACGAAGGACAGCCCGCCGCCACCGCGGGCACCGGCAAGGACCTGGTCAACGAGCCCATGATCAGGCACTGGTGCGAGGCGATGGGGGACACCAACCCGGCGTACGCGGGACCGGACGCCGTCGCGCCGCCGACCATGCTCCAGGCGTGGACCATGGGAGGGCTGTCCGGCCACCACACCGGCCGGTCCGGGGCGTACGACGAGCTGCTCACGCTCCTGGACGACGCCGGGTACCGCTCCGTGGTCGCGACCGACTGCGAGCAGGAGTACCTGCGGCCGCTGCGGCCCGGCGACGCGATCACCTTCGACGCGGTGATCGAGTCGGTGTCCGAGCGCAAGACCACCAAGCTCGGGACGGGGCACTTCGTCACGACCCGGATGGACGTCCGGGCCGGCGGAGAGCTCGCGGGAACGCACCGCTTCCGCATCCTCAAGTACGCGCCGGCGGCCGCGAAGCCCAAGGAGAGGCCGCGACGGCCGCGGCCGGTGATCAACCGGGACAACGCCGGGTTCTGGGAGGGCGTCCAGGCCCACAAGCTGCTCGTCCAGCGGTGCGCCGACTGCGCGACGGCCCGCTTCCCCTGGCTCCCCGGGTGCAGCGCCTGCGGCTCTCAGGAGTGGGACACCTTCGAGGCGGGCGGCTCCGGCACGGTCTTCTCGTACGTGGTGATGCACCACCCGCCCTTCCCGGCCTTCGACCCTCCTTACGCGGTCGGGCTGATCGAACTGGCGGAGGGCGTGCGGATGATCAGCAACGTGGTCGGCGTGCCGTACGACAAGGTCAGGATCGGGATGCCGGTCCGGCTGGAGTTCCTCCGCGTGGACGAGGAGCTGGAGCTGCCCGTGTTCCGGGCGCAGGACTGCGGTGAGGGCTGA
- a CDS encoding acyl-CoA dehydrogenase family protein, protein MHLAPTERQLRLRAELRAYFRDVMPDGPPSPADTAGQRKLLRRIGGDGMLGLGWPQEYGGQGRGPDEQFVFFDEAYRAGAPVSMVTLNTVGPTLMRYGTEEQKTYFLPRILRGESVFAIGYSEPEAGTDLASLRTKGVRDGDSWLIDGQKIFTSNAQNADWIWLACRTDPGAPPHRGISIVLVPTDAPGFSWTPIETVGGLTTTATYYDGIRVPAANLVGEENGGWGLITNQLNHERVALAAIGMQAEDFYASALHRARTPDPVTGRRRIDESWIRIRAAEAHARLAATRLLNWRLVGDVGAGRLAPGDASGVKFAGTESAVEVYRICQEIAGGAGLVRAGSPGEFDGGELERMNRAAQINTFGGGVSEVQREIVATMRLGMKGRGRRR, encoded by the coding sequence GTGCACCTCGCCCCGACCGAGCGGCAGCTGCGGCTGCGCGCCGAACTCCGCGCGTACTTCCGCGACGTCATGCCCGACGGCCCGCCGTCCCCCGCCGACACCGCCGGACAGCGGAAGCTGCTCCGCCGGATCGGCGGCGACGGCATGCTGGGGCTCGGCTGGCCGCAGGAGTACGGCGGACAGGGCCGCGGCCCCGACGAGCAGTTCGTCTTCTTCGACGAGGCCTACCGGGCCGGCGCGCCCGTCTCCATGGTCACGCTCAACACCGTCGGCCCGACCCTGATGAGGTACGGCACGGAGGAGCAGAAGACGTACTTCCTCCCCCGCATCCTGCGCGGCGAGAGCGTCTTCGCCATCGGATACAGCGAGCCGGAGGCCGGCACCGACCTGGCATCCCTCCGTACGAAGGGCGTACGGGACGGGGACTCCTGGCTGATCGACGGACAGAAGATCTTCACCTCGAACGCCCAGAACGCCGACTGGATCTGGCTCGCCTGCCGCACCGACCCGGGCGCGCCTCCGCACCGGGGCATCTCCATCGTCCTCGTCCCCACCGACGCGCCCGGCTTCTCGTGGACGCCGATCGAGACCGTCGGCGGTCTGACGACGACGGCGACGTACTACGACGGGATCCGCGTCCCCGCCGCGAACCTGGTCGGCGAGGAGAACGGCGGCTGGGGGCTGATCACCAACCAGCTCAACCACGAACGCGTCGCACTCGCCGCCATCGGCATGCAGGCCGAGGACTTCTACGCCTCCGCACTCCACCGCGCCCGCACACCCGATCCGGTGACGGGGCGGCGACGCATTGACGAGTCGTGGATACGGATCCGGGCCGCCGAAGCGCATGCCCGGCTCGCGGCGACACGCCTGCTCAACTGGCGTTTGGTGGGGGATGTGGGGGCGGGTCGGCTGGCCCCAGGAGACGCGAGCGGCGTGAAGTTCGCGGGAACCGAATCGGCGGTGGAGGTGTACCGAATATGTCAGGAGATCGCGGGTGGGGCGGGGCTGGTGAGGGCGGGGTCGCCGGGGGAGTTCGACGGCGGTGAGCTCGAGCGGATGAACCGCGCCGCGCAGATCAACACCTTCGGGGGAGGGGTGAGCGAGGTGCAGCGCGAGATCGTCGCGACGATGCGACTCGGCATGAAGGGAAGGGGGCGGCGGCGATGA
- a CDS encoding bifunctional DNA primase/polymerase: MAISDRRSATLALAHALSAAERGLPVFPLSATKLPALRSPHRDDPHPVLCRGECGRPGHGVYDATTDPAAVRALFAAAPWATGYGIACGRPPHHLIGVDLDVKPSPGHAAAAAAADTDTDTDATVGLRHLALQHLFTVPPTVTVLTPSGGRHLWLTGPPDVVVPNSASRLAPGIDIRGAGGYLVGPGSVTARGAYRLAPGSAELDPAPCPRALLTLIAPPAPPSRPHTPSAGPHHGRGLVHFVLTAHEGQRNTRLFWAACRAYENGLGDSLTEALTTAAIRTGLPEHEARATIASAQRLMLRPMSPTSRSHVSYFHS, encoded by the coding sequence ATGGCCATCTCCGACCGGCGCTCCGCCACCCTGGCCCTCGCCCACGCGCTGTCCGCGGCAGAGCGCGGGCTCCCCGTCTTCCCCCTGTCCGCCACCAAGCTCCCCGCCCTGCGCTCACCCCACCGGGACGACCCCCACCCGGTCCTCTGCCGCGGGGAATGCGGCCGGCCCGGGCACGGGGTGTACGACGCGACCACCGACCCCGCGGCCGTACGGGCGCTGTTCGCCGCCGCGCCCTGGGCCACCGGCTACGGCATCGCGTGCGGGCGCCCGCCGCACCACCTCATCGGCGTCGACCTCGACGTGAAGCCGTCCCCGGGGCACGCGGCCGCGGCCGCGGCCGCGGACACGGACACGGACACGGACGCCACGGTGGGGCTCCGCCACCTCGCGCTCCAGCACCTGTTCACCGTTCCGCCCACGGTCACCGTCCTCACCCCCAGCGGCGGCCGTCACCTGTGGCTGACCGGACCGCCGGACGTCGTCGTCCCGAACTCGGCGAGCCGCCTCGCTCCCGGCATCGACATCCGCGGCGCCGGCGGCTACCTGGTCGGCCCCGGCTCGGTGACCGCCCGGGGCGCGTACCGCCTCGCGCCGGGCAGCGCGGAACTCGACCCGGCGCCGTGCCCCCGCGCCCTCCTCACCCTGATCGCGCCCCCCGCACCACCCTCACGCCCCCACACCCCCTCCGCCGGACCGCACCACGGCCGGGGCCTGGTCCACTTCGTCCTGACGGCCCACGAGGGCCAGCGCAACACGCGCCTGTTCTGGGCGGCCTGCCGCGCCTACGAGAACGGCCTCGGCGACTCCCTCACCGAGGCCCTCACCACGGCGGCGATCCGCACGGGCCTCCCCGAACACGAGGCCCGCGCCACGATCGCCTCGGCACAGCGCCTGATGCTGCGCCCCATGAGCCCTACGAGCAGGAGCCACGTGAGCTACTTCCACTCGTAG
- a CDS encoding S1C family serine protease produces MSTENEGTAVPADPSAPSVPPVPPAPPAASVDGPEPAAVPEAAPGHSPRSEPATAPLPVTPAAEPRTETPTETPVGASTRSAASAPVGAGAAGGWPPPPPAVPAWGAPVPPVPPAPRKRTGSLVAAVLAAALVAGGVGGGIGYWAAERGDEGPRSTTVSAGDSPAAFKRDPGTVAAVANKALPSVVTIQAKSGGIGSESEGEGGTGTGFVYDKEGHIVTNNHVVASAADGGTLSATFSNGKTYDAEVVGRAEGYDVAVLKLKKAPEELTPLPLGDSDKVAVGDSTIAIGAPFGLSNTVTTGIISAKNRPVASGDGSSGKNSYMSALQTDASINPGNSGGPLLDASGAVIGINSAIRSTGNGFGQSQAGSIGLGFAIPVNQAKNVAEQLIKTGKPVYPVIGATVNMNDRGEGATIAPEGAGGTPSVSPNGPAAKAGLKPGDVITGFGDRQIDSGPTLISEIWTHQPGDSVQLTYERDGKTATTTVTLGERTGDN; encoded by the coding sequence GTGAGCACCGAGAACGAGGGCACCGCGGTTCCGGCGGACCCGAGTGCCCCGTCCGTCCCTCCCGTCCCTCCCGCCCCTCCTGCAGCGTCGGTGGATGGACCCGAGCCGGCGGCGGTGCCGGAGGCGGCGCCCGGACACTCCCCCCGGTCCGAGCCCGCCACGGCACCGCTGCCTGTGACACCCGCGGCGGAGCCGCGCACGGAGACGCCGACGGAGACGCCCGTGGGGGCGTCGACCAGAAGCGCGGCCTCGGCGCCGGTTGGGGCCGGCGCCGCGGGCGGCTGGCCCCCGCCGCCGCCGGCCGTACCGGCCTGGGGCGCCCCTGTCCCGCCCGTACCCCCCGCCCCGCGGAAGCGGACCGGCAGTCTCGTGGCGGCGGTCCTCGCGGCCGCGCTCGTGGCCGGCGGCGTGGGCGGCGGCATCGGCTACTGGGCCGCCGAGCGCGGTGACGAGGGCCCCCGCTCGACCACGGTCTCCGCGGGGGACTCCCCGGCCGCCTTCAAGCGCGACCCGGGCACGGTCGCGGCCGTGGCCAACAAGGCGCTGCCGAGCGTCGTCACCATCCAGGCGAAGTCCGGCGGCATCGGCAGCGAGAGCGAGGGCGAGGGCGGCACGGGCACCGGCTTCGTCTACGACAAGGAAGGCCACATCGTCACCAACAACCACGTGGTGGCCTCGGCGGCCGATGGCGGCACGCTCTCGGCGACCTTCTCCAACGGCAAGACGTACGACGCGGAGGTCGTCGGCCGCGCGGAGGGCTACGACGTGGCCGTGCTGAAGCTGAAGAAGGCGCCGGAAGAGCTGACTCCGCTCCCGCTCGGCGACTCCGACAAGGTGGCGGTCGGCGACTCGACGATCGCGATCGGCGCGCCCTTCGGCCTCTCGAACACGGTCACGACCGGAATCATCAGCGCCAAGAACCGCCCGGTCGCCTCCGGTGACGGCTCCAGCGGCAAGAACTCGTACATGAGCGCCCTGCAGACGGACGCCTCGATCAACCCGGGCAACTCCGGTGGCCCGCTGCTCGACGCCAGCGGCGCGGTGATCGGCATCAACTCGGCGATCCGGTCGACCGGCAACGGCTTCGGCCAGTCCCAGGCGGGCTCGATCGGCCTCGGCTTCGCGATCCCGGTCAACCAGGCCAAGAACGTGGCCGAGCAGCTGATCAAGACGGGCAAGCCGGTCTACCCGGTGATCGGCGCGACGGTGAACATGAACGACCGCGGCGAGGGCGCCACGATCGCCCCCGAGGGCGCGGGCGGCACCCCGTCCGTCAGCCCGAACGGCCCGGCGGCGAAGGCGGGCTTGAAGCCGGGCGACGTGATCACCGGCTTCGGCGACCGCCAGATCGACAGCGGCCCCACCCTGATCAGCGAGATCTGGACCCACCAGCCGGGCGACTCGGTCCAGCTCACCTACGAACGCGACGGCAAGACGGCCACCACCACGGTGACCCTCGGCGAACGCACGGGCGACAACTGA
- a CDS encoding ATP-binding protein — protein MRHRTLLGRFPVQAIGASTPWRGAKEVSGVALVVAQEVPTSSSMAVPHGPAGVGEARHRMREQLSRSGMSESVVDDAVLILSELLSNACRHGRPLGRAEVGDGDVRAAWHVDPSGGLTVEVTDGGGPTRPVPSTPSVTARGGRGLNIISALAQDWGVRDSASGEVTVWVVVTEGHRREDFAARVGGGSGFEFLDAYDDLE, from the coding sequence GTGCGTCACCGCACGTTGCTTGGCCGGTTTCCGGTCCAGGCCATTGGGGCATCCACACCGTGGCGTGGGGCAAAGGAGGTCTCGGGGGTGGCGTTGGTGGTGGCACAGGAGGTGCCCACGTCGTCGAGCATGGCCGTACCCCATGGCCCTGCGGGCGTGGGTGAGGCGCGACACCGGATGCGGGAGCAGTTGAGCCGCAGCGGGATGTCCGAATCGGTCGTCGACGACGCGGTACTGATCCTTTCCGAGCTGCTCAGCAATGCCTGCCGGCACGGCAGGCCGCTGGGGCGGGCGGAGGTGGGCGACGGGGACGTCCGTGCGGCCTGGCACGTCGATCCGTCAGGAGGCCTGACCGTCGAGGTGACGGACGGCGGTGGTCCGACGCGGCCTGTTCCGTCGACGCCCTCGGTCACCGCACGCGGCGGCCGTGGGCTGAACATCATCAGCGCGCTGGCTCAGGACTGGGGCGTACGGGACAGCGCGTCCGGCGAGGTCACGGTCTGGGTGGTCGTCACCGAGGGCCATCGGCGCGAGGACTTCGCGGCGAGAGTCGGCGGCGGCTCGGGCTTCGAGTTCCTGGACGCGTACGACGACCTGGAGTGA
- a CDS encoding glycerophosphodiester phosphodiesterase: protein MTHARQHTHRVPVQVVAHRGASEDAPEHTLAAYVKAIEDGADALECDVRLTADGHLVCVHDRRVDRTSNGRGAVSALELADLAALDFGTWKGREEARESPDWKDPELTSVLTLERLLELVSDAGRHIELAIETKHPTRWAGQVEERLLDLLKRFGLAQPAAPEESHVRVMSFSARSLHRIAAAAPTLPTVSLAQFVTPRLRDGRLPAGARIAGPSIRIVRHHPTVILRLQKAGHQVHVWTVDDPEDVELCERLGVDAIITNRPKQVLSQLGRL from the coding sequence GTGACCCACGCACGGCAGCACACCCATCGCGTCCCCGTCCAGGTGGTGGCCCACCGCGGAGCCTCCGAGGACGCCCCGGAACACACCCTCGCCGCCTATGTGAAGGCCATCGAGGACGGCGCCGACGCCCTAGAGTGCGATGTCCGGCTCACCGCCGACGGCCATCTCGTCTGCGTCCACGACCGGCGCGTCGACCGCACCTCCAACGGCCGCGGCGCCGTCTCCGCCCTGGAGCTCGCCGACCTCGCCGCTCTCGACTTCGGCACCTGGAAGGGGCGCGAGGAGGCGCGCGAGAGCCCGGACTGGAAGGACCCCGAGCTCACCTCCGTACTCACCCTGGAACGCCTCCTGGAGCTGGTCTCCGACGCCGGACGCCACATAGAGCTGGCCATCGAGACCAAGCACCCCACCCGCTGGGCGGGCCAGGTGGAGGAGCGCCTGCTCGACCTCCTGAAGCGGTTCGGCCTCGCGCAGCCGGCGGCTCCCGAGGAATCCCATGTACGCGTCATGAGCTTCTCGGCCCGCTCCCTGCACCGGATCGCGGCCGCCGCGCCGACCCTCCCCACCGTCTCGCTGGCGCAGTTCGTCACCCCTCGGCTGCGCGACGGAAGGCTGCCTGCGGGCGCGCGGATCGCCGGACCGTCGATCCGGATCGTCCGCCACCACCCCACCGTGATCCTGCGGCTCCAGAAGGCCGGACACCAGGTCCATGTATGGACAGTGGACGATCCGGAGGACGTGGAGCTCTGTGAGCGGCTCGGCGTCGACGCGATCATCACCAACCGGCCGAAGCAGGTCCTGTCCCAGTTGGGTCGCCTTTGA